One Rosa chinensis cultivar Old Blush chromosome 5, RchiOBHm-V2, whole genome shotgun sequence genomic region harbors:
- the LOC112167798 gene encoding uncharacterized protein LOC112167798 isoform X2 — translation MIDELGIYFLLYDRAGYGESDPNPKRSVKSEALDIEELADQLQLGSKFYVIGVSMGSYSTWSCIKYIPHRLAGVAFVVPVVNYRWPSFPDNLIKDDYRRKLVQSALWFADYAPGLMQWWVTQKWLPSTSVMERNPVFFNTRDIDVLKTTPGFPMLTKDKLRQRGVFNTLHLDFKAAFSHWDFDPMDLSNPFPPNQSAVHIWQGYEDKVVPFQLQRYISSKLPWIQYHEVPDGGHLIVHYAGLCEAILRALLLGEESLHYKPTIAKIVS, via the exons ATGATAGATGAGTTGGGGATATATTTTCTGCTATATGACCGGGCTGGGTATGGAGAGAGTGATCCAAATCCAAAGCGTTCAGTGAAGAGTGAAGCCCTTGATATCGAAGAACTAGCTGATCAGTTACAGCTTGGATCAAAATTTTATGTGATTGGAGTGTCAATGGGATCATACTCCACCTGGAGTTGCATCAAATACATCCCACATAG GTTAGCTGGTGTGGCTTTTGTAGTCCCAGTTGTGAATTATAGGTGGCCTTCATTTCCAGACAATCTGATAAAGGATGATTACAGAAGAAAACTAGTTCAATCGGCACTCTGGTTTGCAGACTATGCCCCTGGGCTGATGCAATGGTGGGTGACTCAGAAATGGCTCCCTTCAACTTCTGTCATGGAAAGAAACCCGGTATTCTTCAACACCAGAGACATTGATGTCCTAAAAACAACCCCAGGCTTCCCAATGCTCACTAAG GATAAATTGCGGCAAAGAGGGGTTTTCAATACTCTGCATCTTGACTTTAAAGCAGCTTTCAGCcattgggattttgatccaaTGGATCTAAGTAATCCATTCCCGCCAAATCAGAGCGCTGTCCACATTTGGCAAGGTTATGAAGATAAGGTTGTGCCATTTCAACTGCAAAGATATATTTCATCGAAACTACCCTGGATTCAGTATCATGAAGTTCCTGATGGTGGGCATTTGATTGTGCATTATGCTGGTTTATGTGAAGCCATTCTCAGGGCACTTTTGCTTGGTGAAGAATCACTTCACTACAAACCTACTATTGCCAAAATTGTATCATAA
- the LOC112167798 gene encoding uncharacterized protein LOC112167798 isoform X1 has product MTGMVSNTAVLVMGFLGMLYMATTQLPPPQTSALPEDPPPTSPRIRLADGRHLAYRETGVPKNNSKFKIIIVHGFGSSKEMSFQAPQEMIDELGIYFLLYDRAGYGESDPNPKRSVKSEALDIEELADQLQLGSKFYVIGVSMGSYSTWSCIKYIPHRLAGVAFVVPVVNYRWPSFPDNLIKDDYRRKLVQSALWFADYAPGLMQWWVTQKWLPSTSVMERNPVFFNTRDIDVLKTTPGFPMLTKDKLRQRGVFNTLHLDFKAAFSHWDFDPMDLSNPFPPNQSAVHIWQGYEDKVVPFQLQRYISSKLPWIQYHEVPDGGHLIVHYAGLCEAILRALLLGEESLHYKPTIAKIVS; this is encoded by the exons ATGACAG ggATGGTATCAAACACAGCTGTGCTGGTGATGGGTTTCTTGGGAATGCTTTACATGGCAACAACTCAGCTTCCACCTCCACAGACCTCTGCTCTGCCTGAAGATCCTCCtccaacatctccaagaatcaGGCTTGCTGATGGGAGGCATCTGGCTTACAGAGAAACTGGGGTCCCCAAGAACAACTCAAAGTTCAAGATCATCATAGTTCATGGCTTTGGAAGCTCTAAAGAAATGAGTTTCCAGGCACCCCAA GAAATGATAGATGAGTTGGGGATATATTTTCTGCTATATGACCGGGCTGGGTATGGAGAGAGTGATCCAAATCCAAAGCGTTCAGTGAAGAGTGAAGCCCTTGATATCGAAGAACTAGCTGATCAGTTACAGCTTGGATCAAAATTTTATGTGATTGGAGTGTCAATGGGATCATACTCCACCTGGAGTTGCATCAAATACATCCCACATAG GTTAGCTGGTGTGGCTTTTGTAGTCCCAGTTGTGAATTATAGGTGGCCTTCATTTCCAGACAATCTGATAAAGGATGATTACAGAAGAAAACTAGTTCAATCGGCACTCTGGTTTGCAGACTATGCCCCTGGGCTGATGCAATGGTGGGTGACTCAGAAATGGCTCCCTTCAACTTCTGTCATGGAAAGAAACCCGGTATTCTTCAACACCAGAGACATTGATGTCCTAAAAACAACCCCAGGCTTCCCAATGCTCACTAAG GATAAATTGCGGCAAAGAGGGGTTTTCAATACTCTGCATCTTGACTTTAAAGCAGCTTTCAGCcattgggattttgatccaaTGGATCTAAGTAATCCATTCCCGCCAAATCAGAGCGCTGTCCACATTTGGCAAGGTTATGAAGATAAGGTTGTGCCATTTCAACTGCAAAGATATATTTCATCGAAACTACCCTGGATTCAGTATCATGAAGTTCCTGATGGTGGGCATTTGATTGTGCATTATGCTGGTTTATGTGAAGCCATTCTCAGGGCACTTTTGCTTGGTGAAGAATCACTTCACTACAAACCTACTATTGCCAAAATTGTATCATAA